A single region of the Arthrobacter sp. FB24 genome encodes:
- a CDS encoding helix-turn-helix domain-containing protein, which translates to MKREVEYKWRLSELMAARGLHNTTDLIPLLAERGITLSRPQVYRLVNQKPERVALQVIAAICDIFSCGPEDLITVTAADVRARKTGTSAPNVVDLNRTVRPRRARIIDNDH; encoded by the coding sequence GTGAAACGCGAAGTCGAATACAAATGGCGGCTCTCCGAGCTCATGGCAGCACGGGGACTGCACAACACCACCGACCTCATCCCCCTGCTGGCCGAGCGCGGCATCACCTTGTCCCGGCCACAGGTCTACCGTCTCGTCAACCAGAAGCCCGAACGCGTCGCACTGCAGGTCATCGCCGCGATCTGCGACATCTTCTCCTGCGGACCCGAAGACCTCATCACCGTCACAGCCGCCGACGTCCGCGCCCGCAAAACAGGCACCAGCGCCCCCAACGTCGTCGACCTGAACCGCACCGTCAGACCACGACGGGCGCGCATCATCGACAATGATCACTGA